In Methylobacterium aquaticum, the following are encoded in one genomic region:
- a CDS encoding sugar ABC transporter ATP-binding protein: MMFLEMRGVSKRFGGVQALSNLDFDLARGEIHCLVGGNGSGKSTMIKIISGVQDPDPGARITVESREHARLTPVESSALGVQVIYQDLSLFPNLTVAENIAIAQHRGLTGLVRRKKMRAVAEAAMRRIGVALDLDERVSHLSIANRQLVAICRAIAADAKLVIMDEPTASLTRHEVDALLALTLELKRRDISVLFVSHRFDEVLEIAERVTVIRDGVKLGTYDAKDMTEQRLAVLMSGRSFTYETGDRAVARARPVLAVEGLCKAGEYRDVGFQLYPGEILGLTGLLGAGRTELALSLFGMNAPDAGTIRIDGEAVTFRSNRDAIARGIAYVPEDRLSLSLVLEQSIGANVTVTVLDTLKDRLGLLRRRREAGLIRDWIRDLAIKIGTPDDPVRTLSGGNQQRVVIAKWLATRPRVLILDSPTVGVDLHGKDGIYALVKDLAAQGLAVIMISDEIPEVLYHCDRILVMREGRLTGEVMAHHVAEPDLRRMVHA, translated from the coding sequence ATGATGTTCCTGGAAATGCGGGGCGTGTCGAAGCGCTTCGGCGGGGTCCAGGCCCTGTCGAACCTCGATTTCGACCTGGCGCGCGGCGAGATTCACTGCCTCGTGGGCGGCAACGGCTCGGGCAAGTCCACGATGATCAAGATCATCTCGGGCGTGCAGGATCCCGATCCCGGTGCCCGCATCACGGTCGAGAGCCGCGAGCACGCCCGGCTCACGCCGGTCGAGAGCAGCGCGCTCGGCGTCCAGGTGATCTACCAGGACCTGTCGCTGTTTCCCAACCTCACCGTCGCCGAGAACATCGCCATCGCGCAGCATCGCGGCCTGACCGGGCTCGTGAGGCGGAAAAAGATGCGGGCGGTCGCCGAGGCGGCGATGCGGCGCATCGGCGTCGCGCTCGATCTCGACGAGCGCGTGTCGCACCTGTCGATCGCCAACCGGCAGCTCGTGGCGATCTGCCGGGCGATCGCCGCGGATGCCAAGCTCGTGATCATGGACGAGCCGACCGCCTCGCTCACCCGCCACGAGGTCGACGCGCTCCTGGCCCTGACCCTGGAGCTGAAGCGCCGGGACATCAGCGTGCTGTTCGTCAGCCACCGCTTCGACGAGGTGCTGGAGATCGCCGAGCGGGTCACGGTGATCCGCGACGGCGTGAAGCTCGGCACCTACGACGCCAAGGACATGACCGAGCAGCGCCTCGCCGTGCTGATGTCCGGCCGGTCCTTCACCTACGAGACCGGGGACCGGGCGGTCGCGCGCGCGCGTCCGGTGCTGGCCGTCGAGGGACTGTGCAAGGCGGGCGAATACCGGGATGTCGGCTTCCAGCTCTATCCCGGCGAGATCCTCGGCCTGACCGGGCTCCTCGGCGCAGGCCGGACCGAGCTGGCGCTCTCGCTCTTCGGCATGAACGCACCGGATGCCGGCACCATCCGGATCGACGGCGAGGCGGTGACGTTTCGCTCCAACCGCGACGCCATCGCGCGCGGCATCGCCTACGTGCCGGAGGACCGGCTGTCGCTCTCGCTCGTCCTCGAGCAGTCGATCGGCGCCAACGTCACGGTGACGGTGCTCGACACGCTCAAGGACCGCCTCGGCCTCCTGCGGCGGCGCCGCGAGGCCGGCCTGATCCGCGACTGGATCCGCGACCTCGCGATCAAGATCGGCACCCCGGACGATCCGGTGAGGACGCTCTCGGGCGGCAACCAGCAGCGGGTGGTGATCGCCAAGTGGCTCGCCACCAGGCCCCGCGTGCTGATCCTCGACAGCCCGACGGTCGGCGTCGACCTGCACGGCAAGGACGGGATCTACGCGCTCGTGAAGGATCTCGCGGCGCAGGGGCTCGCCGTGATCATGATCTCCGACGAGATCCCGGAGGTCCTCTACCATTGCGACCGCATCCTGGTGATGCGGGAGGGGCGGCTGACCGGCGAGGTCATGGCGCACCACGTCGCCGAGCCCGACCTGAGGAGGATGGTTCATGCGTAA
- a CDS encoding ABC transporter permease — translation MRNASRGGRAPQELWLGLVVLGMVVVLTALRPNFLSVQNVMEMMNATAFNGILVSGLLVVLIAGGIDISFAAVASVAQYAALTVANATGAGWGEIVAIAGAIGLGLGLLNGILVSTLGIASIIVTIATQSVIYGILLTVTRGQDIFTLPAWFGDGVDLFVTTDAKGNVYAISLQIWGLVLAFASAWFLLNRTRFGRQVFALGGNPEAARRVGFGTTRLNLLVYGYMGLVAGLASLVQAQYTQSVSPTALVGRELEVVAAAVLGGASLDGGHGSVLGAILGLALVVIMKNGLALLGVSSYWTDFFTGLVIVAAVAGMAARARRRWHDSPGLA, via the coding sequence ATGCGTAACGCATCGCGCGGCGGGCGCGCGCCGCAGGAACTCTGGCTCGGGCTCGTCGTCCTCGGCATGGTGGTGGTGCTGACCGCGCTCAGGCCGAACTTCCTGAGCGTCCAGAACGTCATGGAGATGATGAACGCCACGGCGTTCAACGGCATCCTGGTCTCGGGGCTGCTCGTCGTCCTGATCGCCGGCGGCATCGACATCTCGTTCGCGGCGGTCGCCTCGGTGGCGCAATACGCGGCCCTCACCGTCGCCAACGCGACCGGGGCCGGCTGGGGCGAGATCGTCGCCATCGCAGGGGCCATCGGGCTCGGCCTCGGCCTCCTCAACGGCATCCTGGTGAGCACGCTCGGCATCGCCAGCATCATCGTCACCATCGCCACGCAGAGCGTGATCTACGGCATCCTGCTCACCGTGACCCGGGGCCAGGACATCTTCACCCTGCCGGCCTGGTTCGGGGACGGGGTCGACCTCTTCGTCACCACCGACGCCAAGGGCAACGTCTACGCGATCAGCCTGCAGATCTGGGGGCTGGTGCTGGCCTTCGCGAGCGCCTGGTTCCTGCTCAACCGGACCCGTTTCGGCCGGCAGGTCTTCGCGCTCGGCGGCAATCCGGAGGCGGCCCGGCGCGTCGGCTTCGGCACCACCCGCCTCAACCTCCTGGTCTACGGCTATATGGGCCTCGTCGCCGGCCTCGCCTCCCTGGTGCAGGCCCAGTACACCCAGTCGGTGTCGCCGACCGCGCTCGTCGGGCGCGAGCTCGAGGTCGTGGCCGCCGCCGTGCTCGGCGGGGCGAGCCTCGACGGCGGCCACGGCTCGGTCCTCGGCGCGATCCTCGGCCTCGCCCTCGTCGTCATCATGAAGAACGGCCTCGCGCTGCTCGGGGTGTCGTCCTACTGGACCGACTTCTTCACCGGCCTCGTCATCGTCGCCGCCGTCGCTGGCATGGCGGCCCGCGCCCGCCGCCGCTGGCACGATTCCCCGGGGCTCGCCTGA
- a CDS encoding ABC transporter permease, translating into MPDILLRTVGRTNLRLLALLAVLCLAVAPLVGDRLFAPAGLRSMAYQLPELGLLSLAMMVTLLSGGLDLSIIATANLAALAAAAVLKAAPEGAGGALLVAYEAGALLAGLGAAALVGLLNGTLIGYLRVSPILATLGTMTLVKGLAIGLTRGSVVSDFPPAILFLGSGSVFGVPTPLLLFGLVALALGILLTRTPFGVVLTLMGSNQQAVRFSGIDTRAALLRIYVLTSLVAAIAGFVMMARFNSANAAYGESYLLVTILACVLGGISPTGGFGRVGGLVLALIVLQLISTACVLLDLSQFLTLAVWGGILLSVSLIAAVRDQLRPLLAGLRAPVPRPAAPRA; encoded by the coding sequence ATGCCGGACATCCTCCTGCGGACCGTCGGCCGCACCAACCTGCGGCTCCTCGCGCTCCTCGCCGTCCTGTGCCTCGCCGTCGCGCCGCTCGTCGGCGACCGGCTCTTCGCCCCGGCGGGCCTGCGCTCGATGGCCTACCAGCTGCCGGAGCTCGGCCTCCTGTCGCTCGCCATGATGGTGACGCTCCTCTCCGGCGGCCTCGACCTGTCGATCATCGCGACCGCGAACCTGGCCGCCCTCGCCGCGGCGGCGGTGCTCAAGGCCGCCCCCGAGGGTGCGGGCGGCGCCCTCCTCGTGGCCTACGAGGCGGGGGCGCTCCTCGCCGGGCTCGGGGCCGCCGCCCTGGTCGGCCTCCTCAACGGTACCCTGATCGGCTACCTGCGCGTCTCGCCGATCCTGGCGACCCTCGGGACCATGACGCTGGTCAAGGGCCTGGCGATCGGGCTCACCCGCGGCAGCGTCGTCTCCGACTTCCCGCCCGCCATTCTGTTCCTCGGCAGCGGCTCGGTGTTCGGCGTCCCGACGCCGCTCCTGCTGTTCGGGCTCGTCGCACTCGCCCTCGGCATCCTGCTCACCCGCACCCCGTTCGGCGTCGTGCTGACGCTGATGGGCTCGAACCAGCAGGCGGTGCGCTTCTCCGGCATCGACACGCGGGCGGCGCTCTTGCGCATCTACGTCCTGACCTCGCTCGTCGCGGCGATCGCCGGGTTCGTCATGATGGCGCGCTTCAACTCCGCCAACGCGGCCTACGGCGAGAGCTATCTCCTCGTCACGATCCTCGCCTGCGTGCTGGGCGGCATCAGCCCCACGGGCGGTTTCGGGCGGGTCGGCGGTCTGGTCCTGGCCCTGATCGTCCTTCAGCTGATCTCGACCGCCTGCGTCCTCCTGGACCTAAGCCAGTTCCTGACGCTGGCGGTCTGGGGCGGGATCCTCCTGTCCGTCAGCCTGATCGCGGCGGTCCGCGACCAGCTGCGCCCCCTCCTCGCCGGCCTGCGCGCGCCGGTGCCCCGCCCCGCCGCCCCGCGGGCGTGA
- a CDS encoding substrate-binding domain-containing protein, with protein MDRRTTLKMLGGLAVAGPLHATRAFAAAPKTMATVVKAASVPWFNILNQGLEAAGKQFDITTTMVGPAQVDPAQQVKLIDDLIAKKVDVIGLVPLDVKVTAQAVKRARDAGIVVITQEGENQDGKTWDLELISAKNYGEMQMKALAREMGEEGDYVVYVGTLTTPGHNSWADAAIAYQKAHYPKMRMVADRFPGADLIDESSRVTQQVLQTYPDVRGILSMGSNGPIGAGNVIKQRRLEKKIAVVGTIIPAQAQALLMSGAIREGFLWNPKDAGYGMVAIARMVLDGTPIKTGTEIPTLGPATVDEANRVIQVDRVLTINKTTVGDLVKQGL; from the coding sequence ATGGATCGACGCACCACTCTCAAGATGCTCGGCGGCTTGGCCGTCGCGGGGCCGCTCCACGCCACCCGGGCCTTCGCGGCGGCGCCCAAGACGATGGCGACGGTGGTGAAGGCCGCCAGCGTTCCCTGGTTCAACATCCTCAACCAGGGCCTCGAGGCCGCCGGCAAGCAGTTCGACATCACCACCACGATGGTCGGCCCGGCCCAGGTCGATCCGGCCCAGCAGGTCAAGCTGATCGACGACCTGATCGCCAAGAAGGTCGACGTGATCGGCCTCGTGCCCCTCGACGTGAAGGTGACCGCCCAGGCCGTGAAGCGCGCCCGGGACGCCGGCATCGTCGTCATCACGCAGGAGGGCGAGAACCAGGACGGCAAGACCTGGGACCTGGAGCTGATCAGCGCCAAGAATTACGGCGAGATGCAGATGAAGGCGCTCGCCCGCGAGATGGGCGAGGAGGGCGACTACGTCGTCTATGTCGGCACGCTGACGACCCCGGGCCACAACTCGTGGGCCGATGCCGCCATCGCCTACCAGAAGGCGCACTACCCCAAGATGCGGATGGTCGCCGACCGCTTCCCCGGCGCCGATCTCATCGACGAATCCTCCCGCGTCACCCAGCAGGTGCTGCAGACCTACCCGGACGTGCGCGGCATCCTCTCGATGGGCTCGAACGGCCCGATCGGCGCCGGCAACGTGATCAAGCAGCGCCGCCTGGAGAAGAAGATCGCCGTCGTCGGCACGATCATCCCGGCGCAGGCCCAGGCCCTGCTGATGAGCGGCGCGATCCGCGAGGGCTTCCTGTGGAACCCTAAGGATGCCGGCTACGGCATGGTCGCCATCGCCCGCATGGTCCTCGACGGCACCCCGATCAAGACCGGGACGGAGATCCCGACGCTCGGGCCGGCCACGGTCGACGAGGCGAACCGGGTGATCCAGGTCGACCGCGTGCTCACGATCAACAAGACGACGGTGGGCGACCTGGTGAAGCAGGGACTCTGA
- a CDS encoding sugar ABC transporter substrate-binding protein: MKSLLLSGFMLLAAGFALASSAAQAQDLKPLNPDTETDRIDWSQLATRLGPLPKPAAGTRVGAVSKTLTNEYWRLLGEGYQSLGKTLGVKVAYQAAQNEGDQVGQLSIAETMIAQGVNLLLVSPQTNANLEPILGEAKQAGIPVVNVNDAVIPLAPHYVGNVQRDNGVRVARWFVANRPDGGKLAVIEGQAGVYAATQRTAGFKATIAAEGGKFKVVASVPGNWDRQLSYDAATTILQQHPDLVGFYCNNDTMALGVVEAVKNAGLLGKVAVFGTDGITDAHASIRAGELTGTVDSFPVLTGEVALEAALRVLAKEPVPRVVATPQALITRDNIERYKGKGAHLRAVLEEDVRSGK; the protein is encoded by the coding sequence ATGAAGTCACTGCTGCTGTCCGGGTTCATGCTGCTCGCCGCGGGCTTCGCGCTCGCCTCAAGCGCCGCTCAGGCGCAGGACCTGAAGCCCCTGAACCCGGACACCGAGACCGACCGGATCGACTGGAGCCAGCTCGCCACCAGGCTCGGCCCGCTGCCGAAGCCGGCGGCCGGCACCCGCGTCGGGGCGGTGTCGAAGACCCTGACCAACGAGTACTGGCGCCTCCTCGGCGAGGGCTACCAGTCCCTGGGCAAGACGCTCGGCGTGAAGGTCGCCTACCAGGCGGCCCAGAACGAGGGCGACCAGGTCGGCCAGCTCTCGATCGCCGAGACGATGATCGCGCAAGGGGTCAACCTGCTCCTGGTCTCGCCGCAGACCAACGCCAACCTCGAGCCGATCCTCGGCGAGGCCAAGCAGGCCGGCATCCCGGTCGTCAACGTCAACGACGCGGTGATCCCGCTGGCGCCGCACTATGTCGGCAACGTGCAGCGCGACAACGGCGTGCGCGTCGCCCGCTGGTTCGTCGCCAACCGGCCGGATGGCGGCAAGCTCGCGGTCATCGAGGGCCAGGCCGGCGTCTACGCGGCGACCCAGCGCACCGCCGGCTTCAAGGCGACGATCGCGGCGGAGGGCGGCAAGTTCAAGGTCGTGGCGAGCGTGCCGGGCAACTGGGACCGCCAGCTCTCCTACGACGCCGCCACGACGATCCTGCAGCAGCACCCCGACCTCGTCGGCTTCTACTGCAACAACGACACGATGGCGCTCGGCGTCGTCGAGGCGGTGAAGAATGCCGGCCTGCTCGGCAAGGTCGCGGTGTTCGGCACCGACGGCATCACCGATGCCCACGCGTCGATCCGCGCCGGCGAGCTGACCGGCACCGTCGACAGCTTCCCGGTGCTGACCGGCGAGGTCGCCCTGGAGGCGGCCCTGCGCGTCCTCGCCAAGGAGCCGGTCCCGCGGGTCGTGGCCACGCCTCAGGCCCTGATCACCAGGGACAACATCGAGCGCTACAAGGGCAAGGGCGCCCACCTGCGGGCGGTGCTCGAAGAGGACGTCCGGTCGGGGAAGTAA
- a CDS encoding sugar phosphate isomerase/epimerase family protein, translated as MRFATRLNSFASQPDAFWPKGHGKPSPLEMAARAATARGLTDVDLNFPDHLGPDPRATGHAIRDLGLTVNGLAMRYYSNPAFKIGAFTNPDPAVRREAIDLTKRGIDAAREAGCNLMTLWLGQDGFDYAFQADYAKLWADEIDGIREVALHDPDCLISIEYKPNEPRSYSLLPDCATTLLALREIDLPNLGVTLDFAHVLYADEQPAFVAALIGRHSRILGLHLNDGYAKRDDGLMVGAVHPVQTIELLRQVRKDGFHGPIYFDTFPDLTGLDPVAECEANIATVTAMLGVVDTLEGDNALSTAIARQDAVASQNLVRKAMLGR; from the coding sequence GTGCGCTTCGCGACGCGCCTGAACTCGTTCGCCTCGCAGCCCGACGCCTTCTGGCCGAAGGGCCACGGCAAGCCGAGCCCGCTGGAGATGGCGGCCCGCGCCGCGACGGCCCGCGGCCTCACCGATGTCGACCTGAACTTCCCCGACCATCTCGGACCCGACCCGCGGGCGACCGGCCACGCGATCCGCGACCTCGGCCTGACCGTGAACGGCCTGGCGATGCGGTACTACTCGAACCCGGCCTTCAAGATCGGCGCCTTCACCAACCCCGATCCGGCGGTGCGGCGCGAGGCGATCGACCTGACGAAGCGCGGCATCGACGCCGCCCGCGAGGCCGGCTGCAACCTGATGACCCTGTGGCTCGGCCAGGACGGCTTCGACTACGCCTTCCAGGCCGACTACGCCAAGCTCTGGGCCGACGAGATCGACGGCATCCGCGAGGTCGCGCTGCACGATCCCGACTGCCTGATCAGCATCGAGTACAAGCCGAACGAGCCGCGCTCCTACAGCCTGCTGCCCGACTGCGCCACGACGCTGCTGGCGCTGCGTGAGATCGACCTGCCGAATCTCGGCGTCACGCTCGACTTCGCGCATGTCCTCTACGCCGACGAGCAGCCCGCCTTCGTGGCGGCGCTGATCGGCCGCCACAGCCGCATCCTCGGCCTGCACCTCAACGACGGCTACGCCAAGCGCGACGACGGGCTGATGGTCGGCGCGGTCCACCCGGTCCAGACGATCGAGCTCCTGCGGCAGGTCCGCAAGGACGGCTTCCACGGGCCGATCTACTTCGACACCTTCCCGGACCTGACCGGCCTCGACCCGGTGGCCGAGTGCGAGGCCAACATCGCCACGGTCACGGCGATGCTCGGCGTCGTCGACACGCTCGAGGGCGACAACGCGCTGAGCACGGCGATCGCCCGCCAGGACGCCGTCGCGAGCCAGAACCTCGTCCGCAAGGCGATGCTCGGCCGCTGA